The genomic region AACTCTGGGCCTCAGCCACCGCAACGTAGACCGTCATCAAATGCAGTTTATCCATAATACACTCCTGAAACGCGATAATTGCCGAGCAATTATTGCAACAAAAATGATCAATGCCAAATTTTATCTGCCATTATTTCATTTTTTGGAATAGAAAATTGCTTGCCGTGGATATTCTGCCCGTACCTGAATTCAGGCAAAGTAACACCCACGCAGAGAGGAAACATCACCATGACCCACTTCACAGATAACCGGAAAATCCCATCTGACACGCCACTGCACGCTGGCGAACTGGCGGCGCAACAACGCTTTGGTGCCGGAGGCATCTGGGATGCGCACAGACTTAGCAACATGTTCCATGAGGACATTCCACCCAGCCTTGCCGAGTTTATCGAAAATTTGCCATTTTTCTTCATCGCCACGTCAAATACCACGGGCGAATGCGATTGCAGCTTTCGCGGTCGCGAATACGATGTTGCGGGGCAGCCCTATCCTCTGGTTAAAACACTGGACAGCAGGACGCTGGTGTTCCCGGATTATCGCGGCAACAAACTCTATAACTCGCTGGGCAACATCATTGTCAATGGCCACATCGGTATGCTGTTCATCGACTTTCAGTCGCGCAGGCGCGTACGCCTGAACGGACGGGCGGAAATCCTGGAGGCGCAAACGGCGTATGCCGATGTGTGGCCGCTGGCGCAACGCTATGTCCGCGTTACCACAGAACAAGTCTATGGCAACTGCAAATCCAGAATCCCGCACATGCAGCTCGTACCACTTGCTGACAGCGAACTGCATGATAACTAACGGCACAGAACACCTCTCAACCTGCAGGAGAAAACCGCATGAAACTGTATGAATTCCCGCTATCCGGACACAGCCACAAGGCCAGACTGATGTTGTCTTTACTCGGCCAGAAATACGAAAGCGTAATTCTGAACGGACAGCAACACGATCAGAAATCCGCGCCGTTCCTGGCTAGAAATCCGTTTGGGCAAGTACCGGTGCTGGAAGACGGCGACACAATGATCCGCGACAGCCAGGCCATACTGGTCTATCTGGCCAGACAATACGGCGCCGAACACTGGCTGCCGCTGGCACCCGCAGCCATGGCGCAAGTGATGGCATGGCTATCCACCGCTGCCAATGAAGTCACGCGCGGGCCAAATGCATTACGTCTGCATCACAAATTTGGCCGCGATATCAACGTGGTTGAAGCGCAGCAGATCACCACAACCGTGCTCAACATCCTGCAAGCGCAACTTGCCCGCCAGCTCTGGCTGGCAGGCGAACAAATCAGTATTGCGGATATTGCCATGTATCCCTACCTGGCGCTGGCTCCTGAAGGCGGAGTGGATCTGCAGCCGTATCCTGCCGTTACCGACTGGCTGAGCCGCATTCAGTCGCTGGAACGTTATGTGGGGATGCCCGCTATGTGGACTCCCGATTCTGCAGCCTGATTACTTACCCGCAAGAAAACCCATGCGCACAGCCACGCCCATACGGTCAACGAGATGATTGGAGGCGAATCGCACCCGCACCGGAGTATGTCTGAATAAAATTATTTGATGAAAGCCTGCGCGCCTCAGTGGTAAGCGCATTTACACATTGCCCTACTATGAACATGGCCTATATAATCAGCGCTCTCAACCTCATATAGCCACGCCATGAAATTCGAATCCGAAAAGCTCTTCCACCACGAAACAGATTTGCTCATGGTGACTGCCGGTCATACCCTGTTCACAGAAGGTGAGCCAGGCGAGGTGATGTACGTGCTTATGTCCGGTACGGTCGAGATTTCGGTAAACGGCAAGGTGGTGGAGACGGCAGAGAAGGGCGCGCTGCTCGGCGAAATGTCACTGGTGGAAGAAACTGCCCAACGCTCGGCAAGCGCTACCGCACTATCTGATTGCGCGCTGGTGACGATTGATGCGCCACGCTTCCATTTTCTTATTCAGAACACGCCAAATTTTGCGGTTCACGTCATGCGCGTCATTGCATCCCGCTTGCGCAACACCAACAAATTACTTTAATGCGCTTTGCCGGCCAGGGAGTCGGCGGCTTTGCGCCCCCATATCCATATGTACTGGCCACCTGACAGCACTGCCGTAGAACATACCAGCACAAACAGGTACGGCAGCCAGTTCGCAACAGCGATAATGGCTGCCGCATGCGCCAGCACCACGCACAACATTCCGAATTCCATGAAGATATGGGTTTTTCCCAGCATAGTCGGGGTTATATCCACATGGCCAACCACACGCCGATACGCGATTGCACCGAATACGATTACCATATCGCGCACCAGCAAGGATAATGTCAGCCAGAGTGGTATCCACCCCAGCCAGGTCAGCATCAGCAGACACGCTAAAATAATCAGCTTGTCCGCCACCGGGTCCATCATCGCGCCGAAGCGGGTACGCAAGTCATAATGCCGGGCTATCCAGCCATCAATGCCATCGCTTACGCTCGCCAGCAGAAATACTGCCAGCGCATACGCATAAGCTGACTGCGCGAGCAGATAGATCACTGCGGGTACCAATAACAGGCGTAACAGACTAATCGTATTCGGCACATTCAGCATGTTGCTCCATTCGCTATATGTCTGACAGAGTTCAGATGCTACGCCTAATCTGGCACATACTGAATAATTTAATGCCCACCCAGATCGCGTACTTCTACTTTCACCTCAATTTTTTCATGATGCCTGGCTGAAGTCGCCACATCCAGCGTCATCGGCACCACATCTCCCGGCTTCATCGTCTGTTTAAGATCAAACAGCATGATATGCAGCCCGCCCGGCGCCAATTTCACCGTTTTATTTTTGGGCAGCGCGATCTCTTTCATCTCGTGCATTTCCATCACCCCCTGATTCATGCTCATGGTGTGCAACTGCACCGTGCCGGCAGCCGGACTGCTCACACCCACTAACCTGGCATCAACTGCGCTGGTAATATTCAGATATGCACCAGCCACTTCCTGCCCCGGGGCCGTTGCCCGCATCCAGGCTTGCTCGACCTTCACATCCGCTGCCACCGCCACCTGAGTGAGCAGCATACCAACCAATATCGCCCAGCGTTTCATGTACTATCCTTTCAAAATAAAGCAGAAATGGCTATTGTTGCCTGTAAACCAAGCACTTGAAATGCGACAAATTGTCGCACCTGAACGGTTACACTAGGAACACAGGTAGAATATCAGCATGATCATTCCTGTTCAAACCCTCACCACTGTGCCTGTAGAAGGCATGCTGCGCAACCTGTTCGTGTTGCGTCTGTATGCTATTGGCGGACAATTGCTGGCACTAGGGGCGGCGTATTATGGGCTCAACATTGCCCTGCCGTTACCTGCCATGCTTGGCATCGTCGCCATGCTGGCGATATTGAACCTAGCCACCTGGTTGCGCCTTGCGCAGCCGTGGCCGGTCACCACGCTGGAATTTTTTACCCAATTACTGGCAGACATGGCCGCACTTACCATGTTGCTGTACTACAGTGGCGGCGCCAGCAATCCATTCGTGTCACTGTATTTACTGCCCATCATCATCGCTGCAACTACACTGCCAGCGGCTTACGCCTGGGCCACGACCATCCTCAGCATCATCGCCTATTCGCTGCTGACCCAACTGTTTGTCCCCCTGAGCCTGCCCCCGGGTGAAGTGGAATTCTCTCTGCATCTGGCCGGAATGTGGCTGAACTTCATCGTCAGCGCCGTAATGATTGCGTATTTCATCGGCAAGATGGCAAGCTCGATTCGTCAGCGTGACCAGGCGCTGGCGCGTATCCGCGAGACACGTCTGCGTGACGAACAAATTGTAGCGCTGGGCAGCCTGGCCGCGGGCGCTGCCCACGAACTATCAACCCCGCTGGCGACCATGAACATCGTCGCCAGCGAATTGCAACACGACTATCCCAATGACCCCGAGCTCAGCCAATCACTGCAAATTCTGCGCAATCAGGTAACTGTCTGCAAAACCATACTCACGCGCCTGACCACGGTAGGTGAAAGTGGCCGCGCAGAAAGCGGCTCAGCCGTAAATATCGACGTGTGGCTGAACCAGTTGCTGGAACAATGGCAACTGATGCGCCCGCAAGTGCAGGTAACGACACGCTGGCTGGGCACATTACCGATCCCCGGCCTCATCGCTGAAGACACCCTGAATCAGGCTTTGCTCAATCTGTGCAACAACGCTGCCGATGCCGCCGGCAATCAGGTTGAAATTGAAGTGGACTGGGACGAGCAGGGCGGCTATGGTATCGGCCTGTTTCTGGCTAACACCAGCATAGAGCGTCATGGCGGCAGTGTCGCATTACTCAGCCGCGAGGGTGGCGGGGCGCACGTGGCGGTACGCCTGCCCCTGCATAACCGGCACCCGTCATGAACAACAACGCGCCCAGCTTATTATTGGTAGATGATGATGCGACTTTCTGTGCTGTGCTGGCGCGCGCCCTGACCCGGCGCGGCTATGCCGTCCACAGCGTGCATAACGTCGCCACCGCAGTCGAATATGCCACAGCAAACCCGCCAGAATATGCCGTGATTGATTTGAAAATGCCGGGAGAAACCGGACTGCGCCTGATAGAGCAACTCAAACAGCTGGACCAGCACACGCGTATCGTCATGCTTACCGGCTACGCCAGCATTGCCACAGCGATTGAAGCCATCAAACTCGGTGCAACCCACTATCTGGCCAAACCGGCTGAAGTCGATGAAATTGTCGCGGCATTACATAAGGACAGCGGCGATGCCAACATAGCCACCGAGATCCGCCCGCCTTCGATTGAACGGCTGGAATGGGAGCACATCCAGCGCGTACTCAATGAACACGACGGCAACATCTCCGCCACCGCCCGCGCACTGAATATGCACCGCCGTACCTTGCAACGTAAATTGTTCAAACACCCGGTACGGGATTAAACCGCATTTACCCGTTATTTTTCCGGTGCTGCCGGAACGGCAGGTTTGGCCTCGGAACTGCCGTGCAGTTTATCGCCTACACGATTTAACGCATGCCCGGTTGCCTCTACACCGCGCTCAACACCGTGTGCCGCCGCCTTACCACCACGCTGAACACCACTCGCCGCCGCCTTGGCACCGCGCTTAACCCCCTTGACCGTCGCATCAGCGCCACGCTTGACGGCGTGCTCTACCTTACTCACGACACCGGGTTCGCTGGCCGGTTTATCTTCTGCGGCCGCGTAGTTCAGCATCAGGCATGCCAGGGTCAGCGTCATTGCGGTTTTCTGTATCATCTTCATTGCAGCTCCTTTGTCTCGGTTATCACGTCACAAGAATACCAGTCTAACTGCTTACACTGTCAGCTGCCTGAAGCTTGCAAGTACTGACACCACGTTACAAGCAACTGGAAAATACAAAAATGGAGAGTGGTGCTGGAAATAACAATACGTAACCCATCTGGCACGACTGAACAAACTACCTCAACGCAAAATCACATTCCGACTTTGCGTTGAGCACAAACAATATCAATTACTAGGTGGTACATAGCCTTGCACTTGATCAGCACCTTCACCGAAGAAGTACTTTTCAACTTGTTCCATCAGGTATTTGCGTGCTTTGATATCGGCCAGATTTAGGCGATTTTCATTCACCAGCATGGTTTGCTGACGCAACCAGCCAGCCCAGGCTTCCTTGGAGACATTGGCGTACAGACGCTGTCCCATTTCACCTGGTAACGGTGGAAAATCCAGACCTTCAGCCTCACGACCCAATTTGATGCAATTAACCATTCTAGCCATGTTTCATTACTCCAATTATTAATTAAATATTGACGATGGTTTGGTCTTCACCTTCACCACGCGTGCGAATTGTGCCAATACGATGCACGGTTTCACCGGCTGCGTTCAACTGTTGCATCGCCGCATCGGCGTGCTCAGCGGCAACAATGACAACCATGCCGATACCGCAGTTAAAGGTACGGTGCATTTCCGCATCGACCACACCACCTTGCTCTTGCAACCAGCGGAAAATGGCAGGCATTTCCCAGCTGTTAGCGTCTATCTCGGCAGTCAAATTCTCCGCCAGGATGCGCGGCACGTTACCCGTCAGCCCGCCGCCAGTAATATGCGCCATACCTTTGACCGGCATACTCGCCATCAGTGCCAGCAACGGCTTCACATAAATACGCGTCGGCGTCATCAGCACATCCGCCATTTTGCGGCCATGGAAGTCAGCATTTACATCGACTCCACTGACTTCGATAATTTTACGAATCAGCGAATAGCCATTGGAATGGGGGCCGCTCGAGGCCAGACCCAGCACCACATCGCCAGGGCAAATGGTGCTGCCGTCAATGATGGCATCACGCTCCACTACGCCAACCGCGAATCCGGCCAGATCATACTCACCGGCAGGGTACATGCCCGGCATCTCTGCCGTTTCGCCGCCAATCAGGGCACAACCGGCTTGCTCACAACCCAGCGCAATGCCTTTGATAACCTGTTCGGCCACATCCACATCCAGTTTGCCGCAGGCAAAATAATCGAGGAAAAATAACGATTCGGCGCCCTGCACCAGAATATCGTTGACGCTCATACCCACCAGGTCAATACCCACGGTGTCATGCTTGTTGAGCATGAATGCCAGCTTGAGCTTGGTGCCGACACCATCCGTACCGGAGACCAGCACCGGATTTTTGTACTTGGTTGGCAAACCCATCAACGCGCCGAATCCGCCGATACCGCCCATCACTTCAGGACGCATGGTGCGTTTAGCCCATGGCTTGATACGATCGACCAGCGCATCACCTGCGTCGATATCGACACCAGCATCACGATAGGAAAGGGAAGGGGTGTTTGGGCTAGTTTTATTTGGGCCAGTCACGATAAGCTCATTTCGTTTAAGGTAATTTGTGGTATTTTACCGCAAATGAACGCATCCCGATTAAACACTGAATGGATTTGGGCAATTATTGCCATCATTGTCTTCACCGGCACCCTGTATTTGCTTGCGCCGATTCTGACACCATTCCTGATTGCGGCCATTCTGGCGTACATTTGCGACCCGCTGGCGGACAGGCTGGAACGTTATAAATTTTCCCGCACCCTTGCCACTACGTTTGTTTTCTTCGGTTTGTTATTAACATTTCTGCTGCTGGGGCTGATTTTATTTCCGGTAGTGCAAAATGAAACCCTGCATTTTGTGCAACGCCTGCCCGACTATCTGGTGTGGATCCAGACCCGACTGGCACCATTGCTGCATGACCGTTTCGGCGTGACCTTGCCCGATGCCGCCAATTTGCAACAGATGGTACGCGACCACCTGCAGGGGGTAGGTAGCGCCGCCGGCATGTTACTGCCTACCCTCAAAGACAGTACGCTGACCGCACTCGGCATCCTCACCAACTTGCTGCTGATTCCGGTGGTGCTGTTCTACATGCTGCGCGACTGGGACAGTTTTGTGCTGAAACTGGACGAACTGGTACCGCGGCGCTGGCATAAAAAAACGCAGACCATCGCCCGTGAAATCGATGTGGTTTTGGCTGAATTTCTGCGCGGCCAGCTCACCGTGATGCTGATCATGGCCGCGTTTTATGCGACATCATTGTGGGCAGTGGGTCTGGACTATGCACTGCCGATAGGCTTGCTCGCTGGCTTGCTGGTATTTGTGCCGTATCTGGGTGTCATCCTCGGCCTGGGACTGGCATCGCTGGCCGGCCTGGTACAGTTTGCCGAGCTCTCCGATTTGATTCCGATCTGGGTGGTATTCGGCATCGGCCAGGTGATAGAGAGCATGGGGGTCACCCCCTGGCTGGTCGGTGAACGTATCGGATTGCACCCGCTGGCGGTAATATTTGCCTTGCTGGCTTTCGGCCAGATTTTTGGATTTTTCGGAATTCTTCTGGCATTGCCGGTATCCGCCGCATTACTGGTGGGTTTACGTCATATCAAACAGGCTTATCAACAAAGCAGCCTATACCAGCATCCAAATGTATAATATAACTTTCCGCTATTAGAAGCCGCTCAACATGACTACCGCGCTACTCGAATCGAATATTCCCTCACTCAAACTGCTGTCGCGCGGCAAAGTCCGCGATCTGTACGCAGTTGACGAACACCGTTTGCTGATCGTAGCAACTGACCGTTTGTCCGCATTCGACGTAGTATTGCCCACGCCGATTCCCGGCAAAGGCGCGGTACTCACCGAAATTTCACATTTCTGGTTCAAGCAACTGGCAGACATCATCCCCAATCATCTCACTGGCGACGCCCCGGAATCCGTAGTGCAACCCAATGAACGCGATCAGGTCAGTGGCCGTGCCATGGTCGTAAAACGTCTCAAGCCATTGCCGGTGGAAGCCATCGTGCGTGGATATCTGGTCGGCTCCGGCTGGAAGGAATATCAGAGCACCGGCAGCGTCTGTGGCATCGCGCTGCCTGCCGGTCTGGCGCAGGCAGCACAACTGCCGCAACCGTTATTTACTCCATCAACCAAAGCCGAAGTCGGCGCACATGATGAAAATATCGACTTCGCACGCGCTGAGGAATTGCTGGGTGCCGACATTGCCGCCCAGGTGCGTGATGCCAGCATCGCGCTCTATTCCCGTGCTGCCGCTTACGCACTGACACGCGGCATCATTATTGCCGATACCAAATTCGAATTCGGGCTGGATGCCAGTGGTAAACTGTACGTAATCGACGAAGTGCTGACACCGGATTCATCACGGTTCTGGCCTGCCGATGAATACCAGACCGGCCGCAACCCAGCTAGCTTCGATAAACAGTTTGTCCGCGACTGGCTGGAAAATTCGGGCTGGAACAAGCAACCGCCGGCACCGGAATTGCCCGCAGACGTGGCACAGAAAACCGGTGAAAAATACCGTGAAGCCGTAGCGCGCTTAATGGCCTGAGCTTGCTTTACAGCAACTAAGGTTCACGTGCTGGTGTGCGCCGTGAACCTTATTCAGCTAGCCTTACTCTGCCGCCAACCCCAGTTCCTGAATTTTACGGGTCAGGGTATTGCGCCCCAATCCGAGCAAATTAGCCGCTTCGATACGACGCCCGCCGGTGTGCTTAAGGGCAATATTAATCAGGGTTTTTTCAAAATCATGAGTTAATCCCTCGATAATACCTACCTCACCGCGACTGAGCGCCGCATCTGCGGTATGCGCCAAAGCCTGCAACCAGTCACCGCTGACATGTTCAGATGGGCTGGCATTCAGAATTTCCGGTGGCAAATCCGACACATCCACGTTATTACCCGGCGCCATCACCGTCAACCAATGGCAGACGTTCTCCAGCTGGCGGACGTTACCGCTCCAGCTGAACTGGCTTAAATGCCGGATCGCGGCCTCGGACAGCTTCTTGGCATCCACCCCTTGTTCTTGCGCGCTTTTCTGCAAAAAATGCTTGGCCAGCAGCGCAATGTCTTCGCTGCGCTCACGCAACGCCGGCAAACGCAAACGAATCACGTTAAGACGATGGTACAGATCTTCGCGAAACAGGCCTTCTTTCACCCGGGTTTCCAGGTCCTGATGCGTAGCGGCAATGACGCGGACATTGACCTTGATCGGCTGATGCCCACCCACACGGTAAAACTGGCCGTCAGCCAGCACGCGTAATAAGCGTGTCTGCAATTCTGCCGGCATATCGCCGATCTCATCCAGAAAAAGGGTGCCGCCGTCAGCTTGCTCAAAGCGTCCGCGACGCTGCACTGCCGCGCCGGTAAAAGCCCCGCGCTCATGCCCGAACAACTCGGACTCCAGCAGATCCTTGGGGATCGCCGCGGTATTCAGCGCAATAAACGGCTTACTGGCGCGCGGACTATGGCGATGCAATGCTGATGCCACCAGCTCCTTACCGGTACCGGATTCACCTGTAATCAGCACCGTGGTATGCGATTGCGAAAGCCGGCCTATGGCGCGAAACACTTCCTGCATGGCCGGTGCCTGACCCAGTATCTCCGGCACACCTTCTATCTGCACCGCAGCCGCCGCCTCGTCTACTCGCATGCTTTCATCTACGGCACGGCGAATCAGTTCAATGGCATGATCCACATCAAACGGTTTGGGCAGGTATTCAAATGCGCCCCCCTGAAATGCTGCTACCGCGGATTCCAGATCGGAATAGGCGGTCATGATAATCACCGGCAGCTTGGGGAAACGCGATTTCAACTGCTGCAGCAGATCCAGACCTGAGCCGCCTGGCATGTGGATATCACTCACCACCACCTGCGGCTTACTGTGCTCTAGCGCCGCCTCAACTTCAGGGACGGAAGTAAAGCTGACGAAGTCTATGCCTTCGCGCTGCAGCGCCTTTTCAAACACCCAACGGATGGAGCGATCGTCGTCAATAATCCAAACTGGTTTTGTCATGATAATTCCATCATCAATATGCGGGGGGCTGCCCTAACGGCAGCAATAAAGTAAAACAGGTGCGTCCGGGCTGACTTTCCACTTCAATAGTGCCATGGTGCTGATGCACAAAAGTCTGCGCCAATGTTAATCCCAGGCCGCTGCCACCTTCGCGCGCCGAGACCAGGGGGAAAAAAATTCGATCACGTACCGATTCAGGGATACCTGGACCATTATCAATAATCTGTATTTGTGCCGCCAGCGGATAACGCTTCATCGCCAGCGTCACTTGTCGCGCAATGCGCGTTCGCAGATAGATTTCGCCTTTGCCTTGCAATGCCTGCACCGCATTACGCACGATATTCAATACCACCTGTATCAGCTGCTCGCGATCCCCCACAATATCAGGGATGCTGGTGTCGTAATCACGCCGAATTACCAAACCTTTCGGGGTTTCGGCCAAGGTTACGCTACGCACCCGCTCCAGCACTTCATGAATATTAAGGGCATTGATCTGCGGCAAACGATGCGGTGTCAGCAGTCTATCCATTAGTGACTGCAGGCGGTCAGATTCCTGAATAATGACTTGCGTGTACTCGCGCGTCTCCGTTGACAGCTCGTGCTCCAGCAATTGCGCCGCTCCACGTATGCCACCCAGCGGATTTTTGATCTCATGTGCCAAGTTTCGCACCAACTCGCGATTAGCCTGTTGCTGCAGTAACATATGCTCGTCCCGAGCAATTTTCAACTGCTGATCCATCGCGTGAAATTCGAGCATGAACGCAGCCGCGGGGCTTTCGACCGGGGTAAACGTTGCGCTCACCTGCAACGAGATGTCACCGACTTGCAGATGCAATTCATGTTCAGTGAAGCTGGCATTATGCGCAATCGCATAATCCAGTGCGGCATTCAGCTGAGCAGGCTGCCGAAAAATATCATTTAATGGCATGCCTTTTACTTGCACCACACTCAAGCCCAGCAAATTCTCTGCAGCCGGATTGATATAGCGCACACAACGATGTTCATCCAGAGCCAAAACCGCTGTCGCCAACCACTCCAAACCTACAAAATAAGGATTCATGTATTCCATGCCATTGTACTGCGAGGGATAAAATGAAACGGCGCACCAAAACAAGGCGCCGCTATCGCTAAATAGTTAATTCAATTCTTATTAAGCAATTTGTAAGCCAGGAATGTTATTTGACGCTGCTCAGCTCTCTCCTGAGCGCATTAATATTGTCACGATGCAATTTAATGTTGTTATCCAGCTTATCTGTGCGGGTGATATAAGCAGGGCTGCTGATTTTTTCGCCGGGTCGCAACACTTCACCGTCTCTTTTGGCTGCGACGGCATCTGCCAGGGCCTGCTCTTCATTACGCAATTCGTCTTCCAGCACATTACGGCGCACGTTATCGCGCTTACGCTGGACATCCGTGTCTACCCGCGGGAAACTAATCGGCGTAGGATTTGCTGTTTCTCTTTTACGCGGCGTATTAGCCCCATTTACCGTATGCATCACTGGCGTGGCCGCCGGCTCCAGATCCAAACGCTTAGCCCCCTTTACCGGACGATCGGTATAGGTAACCTGACCTGAAGCATCAATATGTTTATAAATATCAGCTTGCGCAGGCAACGCTACACACAAACCCAATATCAAAATTGAAAATTTCATTTGCGAACCAGATCAAAACGATGGTTTGAGTTTAGGGCAAGCCCAACAGGGATGCAACCCCAATAAAAAAAGGGGCGGAAATCCGCCCCTTTTTTACTGCAATTAAAATTACAGTGAGTAGTACATTTCAAACTCGATAGGATGAGTCGTCATGCGGAACTTGGTCACTTCTTCCATCTTCAATTCGATATAGGCATCGATCATTTCGTTGGAGAACACACCACCGCGGGTCAGGAACTCGCGATCCGCATCCAAAGCTTCCAATGCCATTTCCAGAGAGTGGCAAACTTTAGGAATCTTCGCTTCTTCTTCTGGTGGCAAATCATACAGGTTTTTATCTGCAGCATCGCCAGGATGAATCTTGTTCTGAATACCATCCAGACCAGCCATCATCAACGCGGTGAACGCGAGGTATGGGTTGGCAGAAGGATCAGGGAAACGCACTTCAATACGACGGCCTTTTTCGCTGGCGACGTGTGGAATACGAATCGAAGCAGAACGGTTTTTAGCTGAGTAAGCCAGCATCACTGGCGCCTCATAGCCTGGCACCAGACGCTTGTAGGAGTTGGTACCCGGGTTGGTAATCGCGTTCAATGCCTTAGCGTGCTTGATGATACCGCCGATGTAGTACAAAGCAGTTTCTGACAAACCAGCATAGCCATTTCCGGCAAACAGGTTTTTGCCATCTTTCCAGATGGACTGGTGTACGTGCATACCGGAACCGTTGTCACCAACGATAGGCTTAGGCATGAACGTTGCTGTCTTACCATAGGCATGAGCAACGTTATGAACCACGTATTTCAGTGTTTGGGTTTGATCAGCACGCTTAACCAAGGTATTGAATACAGTACCAATTTCGCATTGACCAGCAGTTGCCACCTCATGGTGGTGCACTTCAACAGGCACGCCCATATCTTCCAGTGCCAGACACATTGCTGAGCGGATATCATGCAGGCTGTCGACAGGAGGAACCGGGAAGTAACCACCTTTAATGCCTGGGCGGTGGCCCATATTGCCGCCTTCATACACTGCGTCTGAACTCCATGCAGCCTCTTCAGAATTGATCTTGACTGAAGTACCTGACATGTCAGTTTTCCAGCTCACAGAATCAAAAATAAAGAACTCTGGCTCAGGACCGAAGTAAGCAGTATCACCGATACCGGTAGATTTCAAATAAGCCTCGCCACGTTTAGCGATAGAGCGTGGATCACGGTCATAACCCTTCATGTCCGAAGGCTCAATTACGTCACAGGTCAGAATCAGGGTGGACTCATCCATGAATGGATCCATACGGGCGCTATCAGCATCCGGCATCAGGATCATGTCCGACGCTTGAATGCCTTTCCAGCCAGCGATGGAAGAACCGTCAAACGCATGACCATCGGTGAATTTGTCATTGGTAAACTGCTTAACAGGCACGGTCACGTGCTGTTCTTTACCACGGGTATCAGTAAAACGAAAATCAACGAATTTGACATCGTTGTCTTTAACCATTTGCATTACGTCGGCGACCGCCATTGAGTTCTCCTCGCTAAAAAGTAACATCCAGAATTAAATCAAAAATAAGGTTATCCGCCTAACCAAGCATGATATATGCCAAGACGAAGCTCAATCCGAGCAACCACACATTTTGAGATTATGCTTGCATAGGCCGGCCTGTGTAAAGAGCATAAGCCAACAAACCTATTTGGTGCAGAAGTTCGCGTTAGCACCAAATTGGTGCCTCTACTTTAATACCGCACCAAACAGGTGCAAAAATGTAACTTGCATTACCAAAATCAGAAACAGCATCTATACTACAAAGACATTACACAAGTAATTACGGGGTGACAAAATGCCTACGCTGAACAACATTCTCCATACCGCTCAACAACGCGCTCAGGATGCCAACTTACCTTATGTTGGCGCACTCACCCCGACCGAAGCATATTATCTCAGTCAGCATGCGCCCGGAGC from Sulfuriferula thiophila harbors:
- a CDS encoding DUF4124 domain-containing protein, producing the protein MKFSILILGLCVALPAQADIYKHIDASGQVTYTDRPVKGAKRLDLEPAATPVMHTVNGANTPRKRETANPTPISFPRVDTDVQRKRDNVRRNVLEDELRNEEQALADAVAAKRDGEVLRPGEKISSPAYITRTDKLDNNIKLHRDNINALRRELSSVK
- the glnA gene encoding glutamate--ammonia ligase, whose translation is MAVADVMQMVKDNDVKFVDFRFTDTRGKEQHVTVPVKQFTNDKFTDGHAFDGSSIAGWKGIQASDMILMPDADSARMDPFMDESTLILTCDVIEPSDMKGYDRDPRSIAKRGEAYLKSTGIGDTAYFGPEPEFFIFDSVSWKTDMSGTSVKINSEEAAWSSDAVYEGGNMGHRPGIKGGYFPVPPVDSLHDIRSAMCLALEDMGVPVEVHHHEVATAGQCEIGTVFNTLVKRADQTQTLKYVVHNVAHAYGKTATFMPKPIVGDNGSGMHVHQSIWKDGKNLFAGNGYAGLSETALYYIGGIIKHAKALNAITNPGTNSYKRLVPGYEAPVMLAYSAKNRSASIRIPHVASEKGRRIEVRFPDPSANPYLAFTALMMAGLDGIQNKIHPGDAADKNLYDLPPEEEAKIPKVCHSLEMALEALDADREFLTRGGVFSNEMIDAYIELKMEEVTKFRMTTHPIEFEMYYSL